The Montipora foliosa isolate CH-2021 chromosome 1, ASM3666993v2, whole genome shotgun sequence DNA segment gctactaagcactcgttcattttgtttcaatatcAAAGGAATTGTTTGTTCctgttggtttatagcaatagaacattactggaacttcaaactttattgtattacattttttccaaaatctgcgcttctaaattcggggtgcggtttatctacggatgcggcttatacatggacgtttacaatAATTATCTTTTCATTGTTGTGATTGTTCCGGAAACACCTTGACAGCCAAAGCTGGCTACTGCTCACATCGTGGGAaagaatttcatcaaaatgttccACTGAAGTGGACAGGTCAATCACTCAAATAATTctggcccattccacagatcagtTGTTTCGTAGTATTTGTAATATCAGGTATCTTACCTCAATTGGTAAAGACAATGTAAACTAGTCAGAGCACTTCACAGAAAATTGAATGTCAAATGAAGTTTTTCCTCTGTACCAGCAACTGCAACTACTGTACACAAAGCAGCTTTTCTGTCCATGCATCTTGCGTACATCTACAGCTGTAACCAGATAAAATGCCAGTTACTGGATTCTAAAACATGCCAAGCACAGCTAAACTGCAAACAAAAAGTTAAAGATTTCGTTTGACAGCTCTTTTGAAATCACACTTCACCTATTAAGTTATGTTCTTTAAGATAGTGAGCCATCAAGTCACCCAAAGTTCAGTCATCTCGCCCAGTATCACGAGTTGCAGTATGTCGCTTGATTACGCAGTTCCAATAATCTCGAAATTTGAAGACTATATGAAATAATAGCCGAAATGAATGACTTCGGTTTGGAATTTAAGTCATTTTGTTGTTATTTACACCAAAAATATAAGCTTAGCTTACTGCCATTTTCATAATTCTTCAGAATCTCACCTGCAAGCTGCACCAACCgccaaactgcattttggcttagcttccatcaatcaaatttctaAACATAGCCGGGAAGATTGATTACACCCCCAGAAAGTGAACtggagtttttgtttacttCACAGATCAAATTCCATTACAACATGcttttagaaattcttcagtaaagAGATTTGTAAAGATTCCATCACTTTCCATCGGCATCGAGTTTGAATGTACAACTATCTACCGAAGGAGCCAAAGATGCTGATCGGTGGTTTATGTCatgcatcaattgatttcgtcatctgtggttggcaagtttgattgatggaaacCAAAACGCAGTTTCGCTGTTGGCGGTTGAAGATGAATTCGGCAGGAGGAACCGCAGAATACCCAACCACATCAAAGAAGAGTGCTGAAAAACCTTGATACACGGCTATGAAGTTGTGTGTGAATTACGGtactttaaagcctgctatttcatatttttattcttttgtttttagtttattattccagttggcaaataatgttttttttccaactTAACATAGAAAGAAGCTGTGCaattagcaaagtaagaaagtaataatCACACGCGTGATAAacgattttcaatttgcattagttttcatcgagagcattaggcaattaaagcgggATAAATACGgcaatacacagtttttaggaacagtttcattaatgacttttgatgagtagcatgatcacggtacccatttctgtaacatacctaaaaattgtgaaattgtgtttattggggtgaaaatcacttattttcgcttatttcacacccagactttcatatctttctaattgttcggaaaatattaaagtttggtctgttaaaactgaatttttgatttacccatgaccccttgcaggcgtggtctttcatacagatagtcaattttgaggcaaataaaaagtaaaaacagaaagctttcACTACATGGAGGATCGCATCCCCTCATTTAGTTCTATAGACACCCTAAACGCTGGCTTTCTGCTCCACTTTTTTTCTCCACTTTACAATTTGAGGTCAGAGCAGATGTCTCTctcaatttcctgaaaattgcccctgaaaagacattgtGGACTTCCCAATAATATCCATAGAGGAAAGGTTACCAAGCCTTGTGAAGCACATAGAAATCATGGCTTCTTTGCGAAGTAGGTTGTGATGTTTACTGGCACTCAAGACTTGGTTCAATATGGCCCagcatgttaaaaaaaatgtagtgACTCAGTCAAAGGCTAATATTTTTGCGACCCTGAAAGCTATGACGACGAAACTGTGGAAATAGCTAGGGGAACTTgtgagcattcagaaaatgcttGGTTGGAACCCAGTTATGCTTTGGTTGGATCAggagcaacattgaaagaagtGGTCTCGAAAAATATCTTGCGTAATTGCGGAACAGAAAAAGCGTAGCGACTGTTTTGAGGAGTCATTTCTCCATTCGTAGTGGATCcctcaaactaatttttctgtacgttaaagcacaaggtatgagcatttagttgagatggttttgaacccacagatatcaattgaagacttgtttcaaacaataacctagtgagcgccagaattccaaaacacagcgttacagtaaggaaactacggaattttgaatcttcttaatgtattttaataaacttgaactgttgaaatttggctcatatgtagtatttactgTGTGTTATCAGTGGTTATTGTCCGTTAATCCACACAAGTGTTCTgtcttatgaaaaatggttttgaagactttcaatttgaaaattgtgttacgtGTTACACTCAAAATGTTCctatttttctatcctttttctttgttttctcaagaaaagaAAGTTGCTTACCCTTTTTACACCCTGTATGCTAATCAACAGCGACAACCTtagcattcagcaaaaatatagctttATTGAAGACGTTAAACTTGGGTATGGTGATTGTGCTACACATCTTTTATATTTTTCCTTACTTTCGGTTTTAAAACTATActggaagatttaaaaattatcacattacccgcaccttcctaCAACCCACACCAACAACTGTTTGCGGAAAAATTAAcacattacccgcgggtaatcgcccggaaattacggtatGTTACATGACGTTGGCGGTTCTCATGTATCACATCAACGTATGGTCACGTATCTGCGTATCCACTTGGCTTGGTGTTCCAACGGCATATCCACCCAATTTAGGTTACtgcttcgaggtggcagggtattctgcaattaaGCCCCGCACAATTATGAACATCGCAGTAAGGCAATTTTTTGTCATTCGCGTTCGCCTGCGGCTACAGGAATTTTTTCCTCAAAGCGTTAGTGAAAATTACCCCAAAACAAATGCAATAGTTTATCATAAACCTAGAGCAACCCTAAAATCTGTTTTAATACATTTAAGAACGAAAACCAGTGCCGCAGTTTGAGCAAACGTAAGGTAAGGGCCAGGGGAGAAAAGTGTGAAGATATGGTCCAAAGGTTGATGCGCTCAAACCAAGTAGTGTAACAGTGCATTTTTTCTTCAGCGTTTCCGCGAGTATCCTTGCCATCACAGAGAATGTCAGAGATTCTTAATACAATAGAAACCTCACCTTAACGAGAACCAGAGACCGAGAACAACATGCCTTCCCCACGTGTTCTTGACCGAAATAATGTTGGATTGTAACAAGTGCCCTTGGGCTCCAACTTCGCACAAAATAAACTGCGTCACCTCTGTAATGAACTAAGAAATCACCTCAAAGGTTGTTGAAGAGATATTAAAGAACAACTCCACAGTTGTTAGCCGCAAAAAGTGAACCTCACCAACACAACGATTTCACTCTAATACCGCATGGTTTTTTTTGTGAGAACCGCAAAGGCACATGGGATAGAACACAGCAGCCAAGCCTTGGAAAAACACCCACCGGAAAAACAAAGACCTGGAAAGAAAGATTAAGTGACCAGACGCacaattaatgttgttttcctgTCGTTTACAGACGCTGGAGAGTCATTTCAAGGTAAATTCCGAGGGGCCTTTGTTTTCAACAAACCCTAGCCCGGCAAGCCGGTATGTGGGACCCTCACGCCCCCCGTCAAGGAAAAAACATGGCACATTTCTGCACATCAGTCTTAGGTGGAAGCCATGAAGTCCTTGTACCTCATTTGGATTTAAACCTTTGTCTTTCTAATCCATGTATTCCTCTATTAAATATTGTTGTGTTATATAAATAATCAGCTGTCCCTCTTGGAAGAAAGTCTGACACGGAAGAGAAATGTAGGAAATAAGTTGTTTTTATTGATCACatttatgcactagtcatttgtttcccccaccccctgacccccggggatgggtagggaaattacatttgaatggttgtaaagtaggtgtatttccactggggactagaacagacaaacacacgtaattcccccacccctctgttcctaaaagattctgagtcatcaaggaaatgtcagggagattaccacaatatacagttcttgccatttgtgtgtgccacatgaactatataaggaacaaaacaaacaaaaaaaaaaactggatagaaacaagacaggaataagcaaccaataaagaaaaagtttagaCTCCTCCCACCaccatattgattttgcacgtgtaaaaatactcattaccattgctcttcgtttcttttcagtcccagtcctcctaggtaagaattccccgatatttccccctgtatgtccccggaggggtagggcagagggacaaaaatcttgtaatttccctaccccctagaggcgtaattgtggcgtaatctcgcgtaattgccctagtaatttccccatatgtccccactatccccgggggtcggggggtgggggaaacaaaagACTAGTGCATTAGAGGTAGAACCATCATCTTCTGGAGGCCTGCAACACCATGCATTTCCAGTTTTAACTTTGAATGAGCATTAACGATAACTATGTACTTTTTAACTttgaattattattaattttaaattggAGAATGTAATAGCAAATTATGTAGAATGAATGAGAGAAgtaatatatacatttattatagatattgatgaaataccaagatttctccttttactaaaaaatcataacTTCACCGcacgcagtgaacatatcatttttatctttcacatgtgaggatataggtgttgtcatggtaaccaacatgattagccaataaaacgtgaGCTTTCTCTTCGTTGTAAGATACTtctgtgctttaatataattcttctaaactacattaacatttgtattgcaaaaattgacattatcatgatttgtttttcatgacTTTCATATCGTTTCATTTTACATAACAGTCGTGTTTTAgcagttggtgaccactttttcatcatttcgaaaatgaataaaacaagttgttttcatcaatatctatataataaacagaacattacatggccgcttggggatacgaatatTATCTTCTcatgctgaaagtatctctctaTGTTCGTtggcttcgctcactcgtgagagatacttgcagcactccaAGATAAAATTCTTATCCccacgcggccatgtaatatcctctgttTATTTCAAGCGTTGTAGAATGTCGAACTACACGTAGAGGAAATCAAGTGCATTTTAGTGAATCTGGGTTTTAAGAtgtaaattttcagaaaaatcctTCAATAGTACGGTCAGTAATTGGCCTAGATAGGAATTTTGTCATGCTTAGAAACCACCATACTGATTCATGTCAACACAAGAGAGTTTGTCATCACTGGCTGTCAAAACTGATTTAGTGGATGGTAGTACATGTACGTATTATTAATCGTAATCCACCACACTAAATCATTACTTACCTACTATAATGTCTCCCAAATAAATTGTGTGTGTTTCAATCCCCTCCCATTCGTAACATTAAAAAGCGTGTGGGCTACTAGAGGTATCCTCAGATTgcttttgcgttgtgttttaAGCTCTTCTCTGATCATGCTCATTTTGACATGCAAATTCTCTTGCAAAAGTAAGCCCCATAGAGCCAAGTGCTCTTTGTCATAATTTTACTGTGGGTTTGCACTGTTGAAGCTAGTGAGAGGACTATATTAATTTTCAGCAAATCTAGGAAGCGATTAATATTAGAAATTAACATTACGGGAGCGATTAATATTACAAATCAACTTTACTATTCTTTTACTCTTCTTTTACAGAAATCAATGGCTCTAAGTGCTTCCAAAGATGATGAATTCAATACTGATTCTAGAACTGAAGTATTGGGAACAGCTGGAATATTTGGAAGGTTCCGTCTGCGGAGCAACGTGTTTAACAGAAGTTGCACATTCTCTGTCTTGAGTGCATGGTCCAGACAACAGTATTGCAGATCAGTAGATCCTTGGAATGATTGGGAACTTAAGTATAGTGATGAAACGGATTTTCCTCTAGGAGATCGCAACTTTCTGGATGAGATATTGTCTGTGGGTAGAACAAGTAAAGAGGAGGAGGCTGGAGAGTATCTATGTGTAGGGTTCGAGACAGAAGCTAAAAACAGCACACTAGTACGCTCTGATGGCATGTGTTATGCTTCGGAGATTAAGGATGAATTTGGCTGTGACTTCGTCAAGAACACCCAAAGAGATGTCAAAAACGTTTTTGCAATGACAAATTATAGTGGTCCAAATGCGATAGCAAGTAATCAAATGAGCGATTTGGGTGAATCAGTATATGTAAAGACAGAGCCGCTTGGCTCTGGATTTCTGAAGGATTTGACAGACTTTAGTTTAGCGGATGAGAGTGGAAGTGAATCACTGCAAGGCAAAGATCTGAGTGGGAACTTCCAAGAATTGGAACAGTTAAAAAAATGGACTGATCCTAAACCAACGCCGGCTCTCAAACAAGGACAAGAGACTCCATCAAGGAACCAAACCTTTCGTTTGGAGAATCAAGGGAAAAATGAACAAAGCAGTTTAGACGAACTAGAGGTATTTTTGATGGAACTTAGTGATTCAGAAGCGTCTTTTTGCAGCTCTGAAGAAGCTGAGGAGATTAGACATGATGTCGAGTCAATGATATCGCATATATGCAACAACTTGAAGACGTACAGAATGTTTCACAACTGTGCGCTTTTGAAAACAGGAAGCACATACGAAGGACTTAAAATTGGAAAGCCTGATGAATTTGATTTTATGATCGTGTTACCTGCCTTAGCTGATGACCGTGTTCTGCAGTTTTCACAACACAAGTATTTTGAGTGGCATTTGGCTCACTTCAAGGTACTGAACAGGGAATTCTTCAGCGACCTGTTAACGCAAAATGCCGAGGATGATGAAATTGAAGTTGAAGAAGACAGCAACGAGGACCAGTTTATGGCTAAGGTAAGAGACAAGGTTAAAACAAATGTTAAAGAGCAGCTTAAGAATGGACAGCTCCTACCATCCGGATGGGAGTTTGTAGAAATTCCTACTCTTGATGCGTATACTTTACCACGCATGGCGGTAACCCCCATCCTGAAGTGGACAGGCCAAGAATTCAAAGACCTATACATTAGCATTGATCTATCTTTTGCTATTCCTATTAAAAAGATCCCCTTGTGGACCTTTGGAAGGCAATTATTTTTGACAAATAAGCAGACTCTTTCGGCTCGAAAGGAGGGGAGTGATAATGTGCTTTTAACAGATGGTGATCAGTTGTCGTATGTTTTGATTAGAGACAGCAAAACTTGTCGTTTCTCGTTTTCCTGTCAAGAGCAGGAAATTATGAATTCCTTTGACCTACATGCTGGAGAAAAGCGTACCTTTCGTCTCGTAAAGTTCCTTCGACAGTCACTGATGGATCAAACATTTGATGCCGATCTGCAACAACTTAAATCTCCGATTTCCACCTACTGGCTTAAGACCATTATGTATTACCTGCTTAAGAAACACGAAAAAGACCCTCACGCTTGGTGTGAAGGACATCTAGGAACCAGAGTTCTTGAGATTTTCAAGGTGCTTCATTCCTGCCTGATTTCATCAAAACTTTACAGCTTTTTTATCCCTGGATATAACCTGTTATTCCTGAAGGGTGATGAAGCAGTGGCATCTAAAGTTAAGGAAGTTATAGATATTCTCAGTGACCTGAAAAATGGTCAAGCGACACGACAGCAAGTGCAGCAAAAAATGGTGTCCAAAATGAAGATGAATCAAGACCTTCTCTACGGGCAAAGGCGAGAACATCTCATAAATTTGTTCTACATATACGCCTACAATGACTACGAATCCGAGGACCTTGAAACCATCAAGACTGCTTTTATAAACCgattttttcctgaaaaaatgGAAGTACTTGGCGAGGGCAAAAATCTCCGTTTACTCGAGGCTGGATGTATTGTTGACATTGATGCTGAGCTGGAAAGGATGTATAGCGAAAAATTCACATATTTCAGTTAAGTAGATTACGTAATGATGAGTTAATCAGTGAGGGTGGTTTGCTATTGAACATCTCTCGCAACTATACGGGTTTCGAACTTAAGGGATTTTATGGTCGTAGTAGTGATGGGGAATTCAAAGCGATCATGCCAGCAACCTATTGCTCAGTCAATTTTTACTGagtaaaccaccttttaaatcTGCAGGTGCTATATATACTTTGGTACACTTGTCGTGTTTTAAAAGATACGAAGTGGTTGTTGCTTCCCTTTTTTCTGATTTCGCCAAATAGGACTAACATGTTGGTTTGTTCACTGaaactagcctgcgagcaggctctcttgTTCAGGACTGATTATTTTGGCGGAGCCGTAAGCATGCACGCGCAACTGATTGCTCAACTGTTTATTTACTAAGTAAAACGTTTACTCATTCTACAAAGTGCCCCTCTGGCCTACAGGTTCAACAAAGTCATGTTCCTCAAAGGGACAGAGCTGAATCTTAACTGCGCATGTCGTAAGCGCGTACCAGGAAAAACTGAGGACGGCAAACACAAAGCTATCgcaacaatagacctttttgcaggtacggcggccattttgatttctattgtttcgaaagacattatgggatgctcagggcgcaaattaatatgtatttgccccctgagcatcccataatagctattcgaaacaatagaaatctaAATgaccgccgtatcggtaaaagaGCCTATTACATAAGATGGCAGATTTCAAAGATTTAAACACCTCGAAAATTTTACTCTTAAATAAGAATATTACAGTGAATTTTAAGTGTTAAGCTTCTGCAAGGCCTTCACCTGTTATCGAGACATCGTATCTCTTCTCTGATGTTTTTTTGTCTGGACTGATACCTGTAAAAGTGTCTCGAAAAATGAAGTTTGCTCGCGCAGCGTTACTCTTGATTATTATAAGATCAGTGTGCATTACAATAggacaatcacatgacttttgcagggcatatagtttatttgtagCCCGcgagtagcatcatttgcgcTCGAGCGGAGTGAGGGTGCAAATGATGCTACGTGGAGGAAAAACAGCTGAGCGAGCACATGCGAATTTCATTTGTTATAAGgcaaccgctgattggctagactTCGAGTGCTCATGTAAGGGAATtcctgattggctggttttttttttatgcgaACCAACCATGGGTCGATGGAACCAAAATTCTCGATTGCTTCAAgactaaagccgtgttcacactcaacggtgattatgatcaactgaagtatatatcaggctatcatactccattcaattttattcaattatggttctgttcacatctgcgaaaattcaaatacaatacgcAGGGTAACCTcacagtgtgagacaaaatggcggcgtatcgcgtggctgccaggattatcatcaccatcatgtgcTTGAGGCGAGAACCAAGGATAATATCTTCCGAGtatagaagaagacaaatccaaaccttcgctccataaagcgatcaaaagtttcgtctgctcataccaccacgtgctcgccattctgttcaattacgcattgtaattacttcaaacaacccctttgaggttgtttgaagtaattataatccagtCATAATCAGGGACTGCAATTAGTTGAagtgaacccatttcatatttaattcgattataattcgatcataatcgaggcctaatgtgaacacggcttatgACTGCTCCCATCGGCAGCAATAATTTCCATGcgtgaaatctaaaactagACCAGAAAAGTTGTCAGAGGGCTGGACTTTACCGGGAATAAAACCAAGAAAGCGTTCTGATTTTAAACTCGGTTGAGCCGTCTATCTTATTTGCCACTTAACTCCAAACTAATATACAGGTGTCTTTTGTCAGAGATTTTCCACAAATGTTATTAACTGGCGGAGCTTTGCTCTCAAGGGCTGAGTGTCTTCCATTTTCGAGTGATTTGTACC contains these protein-coding regions:
- the LOC137997874 gene encoding uncharacterized protein isoform X2, coding for MLFSCRLQTLESHFKKSMALSASKDDEFNTDSRTEVLGTAGIFGRFRLRSNVFNRSCTFSVLSAWSRQQYCRSVDPWNDWELKYSDETDFPLGDRNFLDEILSVGRTSKEEEAGEYLCVGFETEAKNSTLVRSDGMCYASEIKDEFGCDFVKNTQRDVKNVFAMTNYSGPNAIASNQMSDLGESVYVKTEPLGSGFLKDLTDFSLADESGSESLQGKDLSGNFQELEQLKKWTDPKPTPALKQGQETPSRNQTFRLENQGKNEQSSLDELEVFLMELSDSEASFCSSEEAEEIRHDVESMISHICNNLKTYRMFHNCALLKTGSTYEGLKIGKPDEFDFMIVLPALADDRVLQFSQHKYFEWHLAHFKVLNREFFSDLLTQNAEDDEIEVEEDSNEDQFMAKQLSVRSEVLKENGRREVIYEKLAKIVFRDVTPVARK
- the LOC137997874 gene encoding cyclic GMP-AMP synthase-like receptor isoform X1; amino-acid sequence: MLFSCRLQTLESHFKKSMALSASKDDEFNTDSRTEVLGTAGIFGRFRLRSNVFNRSCTFSVLSAWSRQQYCRSVDPWNDWELKYSDETDFPLGDRNFLDEILSVGRTSKEEEAGEYLCVGFETEAKNSTLVRSDGMCYASEIKDEFGCDFVKNTQRDVKNVFAMTNYSGPNAIASNQMSDLGESVYVKTEPLGSGFLKDLTDFSLADESGSESLQGKDLSGNFQELEQLKKWTDPKPTPALKQGQETPSRNQTFRLENQGKNEQSSLDELEVFLMELSDSEASFCSSEEAEEIRHDVESMISHICNNLKTYRMFHNCALLKTGSTYEGLKIGKPDEFDFMIVLPALADDRVLQFSQHKYFEWHLAHFKVLNREFFSDLLTQNAEDDEIEVEEDSNEDQFMAKVRDKVKTNVKEQLKNGQLLPSGWEFVEIPTLDAYTLPRMAVTPILKWTGQEFKDLYISIDLSFAIPIKKIPLWTFGRQLFLTNKQTLSARKEGSDNVLLTDGDQLSYVLIRDSKTCRFSFSCQEQEIMNSFDLHAGEKRTFRLVKFLRQSLMDQTFDADLQQLKSPISTYWLKTIMYYLLKKHEKDPHAWCEGHLGTRVLEIFKVLHSCLISSKLYSFFIPGYNLLFLKGDEAVASKVKEVIDILSDLKNGQATRQQVQQKMVSKMKMNQDLLYGQRREHLINLFYIYAYNDYESEDLETIKTAFINRFFPEKMEVLGEGKNLRLLEAGCIVDIDAELERMYSEKFTYFTVVSEK